In one window of Flavobacterium ginsengisoli DNA:
- a CDS encoding NAD-dependent epimerase/dehydratase family protein, with protein sequence MKNILITGGAGFIGSNLALKLIEKGHTVTVLDNLSKQIHGENPQETSPLYKSIKDKVIFIEGTVTSRSDWEKALQNQNVVVHFVAETGTGQSMYCIEKYTEVNIQGTAIMLDILANNENSVEKIVIASSRSIYGEGKYKHPKLGIVYPTHRNENDMLAGNFELTFSDKEELELLATDEDSKIHPSSVYGITKQNQEQMIMTVCPTIGIAPVGFRYQNVYGPGQSLSNPYTGILSIFSTQIRNNNPIQIFEDGKETRDFVFIDDVVAATILGIEKEEANGHVFNVGTGVATDVLEVANSLIKAYEIEVPVTVTGRFRLGDIRHNFADLTKIKERLGFEPKVYFKEGIQKFSAWVLQQEIQEDKLSKSLEEMKKKGLLK encoded by the coding sequence ATGAAAAACATTTTAATTACTGGAGGTGCAGGTTTCATTGGAAGCAATTTAGCCCTTAAGCTTATAGAAAAGGGACACACAGTTACTGTTTTGGATAATCTTTCAAAACAAATACACGGAGAAAATCCTCAAGAAACTTCTCCTCTTTATAAAAGCATAAAAGACAAAGTTATTTTTATTGAAGGTACAGTAACTTCAAGAAGTGATTGGGAAAAAGCACTTCAAAATCAGAATGTAGTAGTTCATTTTGTCGCAGAAACAGGAACGGGTCAATCTATGTATTGTATAGAAAAATACACAGAAGTTAATATCCAGGGAACAGCTATAATGCTTGATATATTAGCAAATAATGAGAATTCAGTTGAGAAAATTGTAATTGCCTCTTCGCGTTCAATTTATGGTGAAGGAAAATATAAGCATCCAAAATTAGGAATTGTTTATCCGACACATAGAAATGAAAATGATATGTTAGCAGGAAATTTTGAGCTTACTTTTTCAGATAAAGAAGAGCTTGAATTGTTGGCAACTGATGAGGATTCAAAAATTCATCCTTCTTCTGTTTACGGAATTACAAAACAAAACCAAGAGCAAATGATAATGACCGTTTGCCCAACAATAGGAATTGCTCCAGTAGGGTTTAGATACCAAAATGTTTATGGCCCAGGGCAATCTTTGTCGAATCCTTATACTGGTATTTTATCAATTTTTTCTACACAGATTAGAAATAATAATCCGATTCAGATTTTTGAAGATGGTAAAGAAACAAGAGACTTTGTTTTTATAGATGATGTTGTTGCCGCAACAATCCTTGGTATTGAAAAAGAAGAAGCAAATGGACATGTTTTTAATGTTGGTACTGGTGTTGCAACAGATGTTCTTGAAGTTGCAAATTCCTTGATAAAAGCTTATGAAATAGAGGTACCCGTAACAGTTACAGGAAGATTTAGATTAGGTGATATTCGTCATAATTTTGCAGATTTAACAAAAATTAAAGAGCGTTTAGGTTTTGAGCCAAAAGTATATTTCAAAGAAGGAATACAAAAATTTTCTGCTTGGGTATTACAGCAAGAAATCCAAGAAGATAAATTAAGTAAGTCTCTTGAGGAAATGAAGAAGAAAGGTCTTTTAAAATGA
- a CDS encoding MraY family glycosyltransferase gives MQYTILGLVLMILMLLYFKVADRFNIIDKPNQRSSHTEITLRGGGIIFWFSALLYFFQHIESNYFFFAGITLVSLVSFWDDIQSLSNKIRISIHFLAITLIFLDLNLFTLMPIWGAVISYVLAIGLVNAYNFMDGINGITGLYTLAVLGSLLYVNAKIQLFTDGSFIKYGMIASLVFLFFNYRKKAKCFAGDVGSIAIAFWIIYLVLKLILSTNSVIWLLFLAVYGVDAVCTILHRLYLKQNIFEAHRLHLYQILSNEYKIQHRLVSLYYALAQIVVSILVVSLYQKISDYILFAIIIVPLLLVYSLKFYLINKSNLKLQV, from the coding sequence ATGCAATACACAATATTAGGTTTAGTTTTAATGATCTTAATGCTTCTTTATTTCAAAGTTGCAGATCGTTTTAATATTATCGATAAACCAAATCAGCGAAGTTCACATACAGAAATAACACTTCGAGGAGGTGGTATAATTTTTTGGTTTTCAGCTTTGCTTTATTTTTTTCAGCATATCGAAAGCAATTATTTTTTCTTTGCAGGAATTACATTGGTAAGTTTAGTAAGCTTTTGGGATGATATTCAAAGTCTTTCAAATAAGATTAGAATTTCAATTCATTTTCTTGCTATCACATTGATCTTCTTAGATCTCAACTTGTTTACTCTTATGCCAATTTGGGGAGCTGTTATATCTTATGTGCTTGCAATTGGATTAGTAAACGCTTACAATTTCATGGACGGTATTAATGGAATAACAGGACTCTATACTTTGGCTGTACTTGGATCTTTATTATATGTTAATGCCAAAATTCAACTATTTACAGATGGCAGTTTCATAAAATATGGAATGATTGCAAGTCTTGTCTTTTTGTTTTTTAATTATAGAAAAAAAGCGAAATGTTTTGCAGGCGATGTTGGTAGTATAGCAATTGCATTTTGGATTATTTATTTAGTTTTAAAATTAATTTTAAGTACAAACTCGGTTATTTGGCTTTTGTTTTTAGCTGTTTATGGAGTTGATGCTGTTTGTACCATTTTACATAGGCTTTATTTAAAACAAAATATATTCGAAGCACATCGTTTACATTTGTATCAAATTCTTAGCAATGAATACAAAATACAGCATAGATTAGTTTCGTTATATTATGCATTGGCACAAATTGTAGTTTCTATTTTAGTAGTATCACTTTATCAAAAAATAAGCGATTATATATTATTTGCGATTATAATTGTTCCATTGCTTTTAGTATATTCTTTAAAATTTTATTTAATAAATAAAAGCAACTTAAAATTACAAGTATGA
- a CDS encoding WxcM-like domain-containing protein — protein sequence MSPEVIQGGNFSDHRGTISYVNDFSFNDIERFYIITNSEENPIRAWQGHKLDSKNFYCVSGSFKIHFVKIDNWENPSKDLTIETVEVSEFDSKIVHVPAGYANAVESLEKDSKLISFSTLPLSNVKEDDARYPADYWNLNG from the coding sequence ATGAGTCCAGAAGTAATTCAGGGAGGAAATTTTTCAGATCATCGAGGTACTATTTCATATGTTAATGATTTTAGTTTTAATGATATTGAAAGATTTTATATCATAACTAATTCGGAAGAAAACCCTATTCGTGCTTGGCAGGGACATAAATTAGATTCAAAGAATTTTTATTGCGTAAGCGGATCTTTTAAAATTCATTTTGTAAAAATTGATAATTGGGAGAATCCTTCTAAAGATTTGACGATCGAAACAGTTGAAGTTTCTGAGTTTGACAGTAAAATTGTTCATGTTCCTGCAGGTTATGCAAATGCAGTAGAATCCTTAGAAAAAGATTCAAAATTAATATCATTTTCTACTTTGCCATTATCAAATGTAAAAGAAGATGATGCACGATATCCTGCTGATTATTGGAATTTAAATGGGTAG
- a CDS encoding DegT/DnrJ/EryC1/StrS family aminotransferase: protein MGRIYLSLSQQSGFEIEYIEKALQSNWITSGGPNVNDFEIELQNYFGEDSFVAALNSGTSAIHLSLILLGVKPGDEVICQSLTFSASANPILYQGATPIFVDSEPETWNICPDNLEIAIKDRIKRGNKPKAIIAVHLYGMPYKVDDIHAIADRYRIPIIEDSAEALGSCYKGKKCGTFGEFGVLSFNGNKIITTSSGGALISNSKEVKEKAIFYATQSKDNAIHYQHSEIGYNYRMSNICAGIGLGQMKIFQKKIDSRRNNHMFYQELFSSIEEVELFEVKNEDYFSNYWLNTILLKSSEVKNDLLQAFEEANIETRPIWKPMHLQPIFESYPYYGNKISEKIFENGLCLPSGADLTIKNKQRIKEVINTFFYN, encoded by the coding sequence ATGGGTAGAATTTATTTATCCTTATCGCAACAAAGTGGTTTTGAAATAGAATATATTGAGAAAGCATTACAATCTAACTGGATTACCTCGGGAGGACCAAATGTAAATGATTTTGAAATTGAACTTCAGAATTATTTCGGAGAAGATTCATTCGTTGCGGCGTTAAATTCAGGAACATCTGCAATTCATTTGTCATTAATTTTATTAGGAGTAAAACCAGGAGATGAGGTTATTTGTCAAAGTTTGACATTTTCAGCATCTGCGAATCCGATTTTATATCAAGGCGCTACTCCTATTTTTGTTGATAGTGAACCTGAAACTTGGAATATATGCCCTGATAATCTTGAAATAGCGATAAAAGACCGAATTAAAAGAGGTAATAAACCTAAAGCAATAATTGCAGTTCATTTGTATGGTATGCCATATAAAGTAGATGATATTCATGCTATAGCTGATCGCTATAGAATTCCTATTATCGAAGATAGCGCCGAAGCATTAGGAAGTTGTTATAAGGGAAAAAAATGCGGTACTTTTGGTGAATTTGGAGTATTATCATTTAATGGCAATAAAATAATTACGACCTCGAGTGGCGGTGCCCTAATATCTAATTCAAAAGAAGTAAAGGAAAAAGCCATTTTTTATGCCACTCAGTCAAAAGATAATGCGATTCATTATCAGCATAGCGAAATTGGATATAATTACAGAATGAGCAATATTTGCGCTGGGATTGGTTTAGGACAAATGAAAATTTTTCAGAAAAAAATAGATTCAAGAAGGAATAATCATATGTTTTATCAAGAGCTTTTTTCAAGTATTGAAGAGGTAGAGCTTTTTGAGGTAAAAAATGAAGATTATTTTTCAAATTATTGGCTGAACACGATTTTGCTAAAATCAAGCGAAGTTAAGAATGATTTATTGCAAGCCTTTGAGGAAGCAAACATTGAGACACGTCCTATTTGGAAACCAATGCATTTGCAACCAATTTTTGAAAGCTATCCTTATTACGGCAATAAAATATCAGAAAAGATATTTGAAAATGGATTATGTCTTCCATCTGGAGCAGATTTAACTATTAAAAATAAACAAAGAATAAAAGAAGTAATCAACACTTTTTTTTATAATTAA
- the rfbC gene encoding dTDP-4-dehydrorhamnose 3,5-epimerase — protein sequence MKVEETYIKDLVIIEPTVFGDERGYFFESYSKTKFEDLEINIDFVQDNQSFSKYGTLRGLHYQNPPFAQTKLVRVLEGEIIDVAVDLRKDSPTYGKSFSILLSSENKKQLLVPQGFAHGFSVISETASVMYKCDQFYNKASEGGIKYDDPFLNIDWGMDLNDAIVSDKDQILPFIENCNSLF from the coding sequence ATGAAAGTTGAAGAAACCTATATTAAAGATTTAGTCATTATTGAACCAACTGTTTTCGGAGACGAAAGAGGTTATTTTTTTGAATCTTACAGTAAAACGAAATTTGAAGATTTAGAAATTAATATTGATTTTGTTCAAGATAACCAGTCATTTTCAAAATATGGAACATTAAGAGGCTTACATTATCAAAATCCTCCTTTTGCACAAACGAAATTAGTGCGTGTTTTAGAAGGTGAAATTATTGATGTTGCTGTAGATTTAAGAAAAGATTCACCTACTTACGGAAAATCTTTTAGTATTTTACTTTCATCTGAAAATAAAAAGCAATTGTTAGTTCCTCAAGGATTTGCCCATGGATTTTCGGTTATTAGCGAAACCGCATCAGTAATGTATAAATGTGATCAATTTTATAATAAAGCTTCTGAAGGAGGAATCAAATATGATGATCCATTTTTAAATATTGATTGGGGAATGGATTTGAACGACGCAATTGTTTCTGATAAAGATCAGATTTTGCCGTTTATTGAAAACTGTAATAGCTTATTTTAA
- a CDS encoding ABC transporter permease → MDSKNTNDWLFEITPKNKFLTLNFKEIWQYRDLLMLFVKRDIITVYKQTVLGPLWYLIQPLFTSITFTIIFNNVAGIKTGTIPPFLFNLAGIMVWNYFTACLNGTSDTFKSNANIFGKVYFPRIITPLSIVISNLIKFGIQLGIFIFFYIFFYFQGVDLQLNMSILFFPILISVMGILGLGLGMMISSMVTKYRDLNNLVGFGVQLLMYISAVMYPMELIKEKLPKYGWIVEYNPLAYVIETSRYMLLNIGNISILGLIYTMVVTIVVFFTGLLVFNRTEKSFIDTV, encoded by the coding sequence ATGGATTCTAAAAATACAAACGATTGGTTGTTTGAGATAACACCAAAAAATAAATTTCTTACGCTCAATTTTAAGGAAATTTGGCAATATAGAGATTTATTAATGCTTTTTGTTAAGAGAGATATTATAACAGTTTATAAACAAACTGTTTTGGGACCTCTATGGTATTTAATACAGCCTTTGTTTACTTCTATTACTTTTACTATTATTTTTAATAACGTTGCAGGAATTAAGACAGGAACGATTCCTCCATTTTTATTCAATTTAGCAGGAATAATGGTTTGGAATTATTTTACTGCTTGTTTAAATGGGACTTCTGATACATTTAAATCTAATGCCAATATATTTGGAAAAGTATATTTCCCAAGAATTATTACTCCTTTGTCTATAGTGATTTCGAACTTAATTAAATTTGGGATTCAATTAGGTATATTTATTTTCTTTTACATTTTCTTTTATTTTCAAGGAGTAGATTTACAACTTAATATGTCTATATTGTTTTTTCCAATCTTAATTTCAGTTATGGGAATTTTGGGACTAGGTTTAGGAATGATGATTTCTTCAATGGTTACAAAATATAGGGATCTAAATAATTTGGTTGGTTTTGGTGTACAGCTTTTAATGTATATATCTGCCGTAATGTACCCGATGGAATTAATAAAAGAAAAACTCCCAAAATACGGTTGGATTGTAGAATACAATCCATTAGCTTATGTGATAGAAACTTCACGTTATATGTTATTAAATATTGGGAATATATCAATTTTAGGTTTAATATATACAATGGTAGTTACAATTGTTGTTTTCTTTACTGGATTATTAGTTTTTAATAGAACAGAAAAAAGCTTTATAGATACCGTATAA